One window from the genome of Spirosoma rhododendri encodes:
- a CDS encoding molybdopterin-binding protein, translating to MNGSRAKIQLLFTVVALLLTTISFAQTITISGELTKPLTLKPADIKAMSHTAVTTTDRDGKEHTYSGIPLIALLNQAGPVRGLR from the coding sequence ATGAATGGCTCACGGGCAAAAATTCAACTTCTGTTTACTGTTGTCGCGCTGCTGCTGACGACGATTTCATTTGCCCAGACGATCACGATTTCGGGCGAACTTACCAAACCGCTGACCCTGAAACCAGCCGACATCAAGGCCATGTCGCACACTGCCGTCACCACCACTGACCGCGACGGTAAGGAACATACTTACTCGGGCATCCCCCTGATTGCGCTGCTGAATCAGGCGGGGCCAGTACGGGGACTGCGCTGA